The following proteins come from a genomic window of Micromonospora echinofusca:
- a CDS encoding DUF3159 domain-containing protein, whose product MTRTPERATAPADRPETLADLLGGRRGAVDASLPPVAFALGWLLGGHSLWGGVGTAVLTGAVLAGWRLHRGGRPRSVLIGLLAVCVAALVALRTGRAEDFFLVQLLSNAASTLAWVVSIVVRWPLLGVVVGAALGQKTRWRRDPALLRAYGRGSWVWAVSYVLRVAVFLPLWLGGQVLALTVARVALSWPLVAAVLAVSWVVVRRSLPAGHPGLRHPVVPATAPVEPAGK is encoded by the coding sequence GTGACGCGTACACCGGAGCGTGCGACGGCCCCGGCGGACCGGCCGGAGACGCTCGCTGACCTGCTCGGCGGTCGCCGCGGCGCGGTCGACGCCAGCCTGCCGCCGGTGGCGTTCGCGCTCGGCTGGCTGCTCGGCGGGCACTCGCTGTGGGGCGGGGTGGGCACGGCGGTGCTCACCGGCGCCGTGCTGGCCGGCTGGCGGCTGCACCGGGGTGGCCGGCCGCGTTCGGTGCTGATCGGGCTGCTGGCAGTCTGCGTGGCGGCGCTGGTCGCGTTGCGCACCGGTCGCGCCGAGGACTTCTTCCTGGTCCAGTTGCTGTCGAACGCGGCGAGCACGCTCGCCTGGGTGGTCAGCATCGTGGTGCGCTGGCCGCTGCTCGGGGTGGTGGTGGGCGCCGCGCTCGGCCAGAAGACCCGGTGGCGCCGGGATCCGGCGCTGCTGCGGGCGTACGGCCGGGGCAGCTGGGTGTGGGCGGTGTCCTACGTGCTGCGCGTGGCGGTGTTCCTGCCGCTGTGGCTCGGCGGTCAGGTGCTCGCGCTGACGGTGGCCCGCGTCGCGCTGTCCTGGCCGTTGGTGGCGGCGGTGCTCGCGGTGAGCTGGGTGGTGGTGCGCCGGTCGCTGCCGGCCGGCCATCCGGGGCTGCGTCACCCGGTCGTGCCGGCCACTGCGCCGGTGGAGCCGGCGGGAAAGTAA
- a CDS encoding phosphatase PAP2 family protein gives MRVRATPRGWTAVWLVVLAIVQAAAFIAVWRVAVHVEIGQWVDTVALTGNRIGQDHIEDPVDRILNAMSVVSLLAATAVIGFIALIRGRVALAVTATLLIAGANATTQLLKYGLVRPDFGIDPERIYAGNSLPSGHATVAASVAVALVLVLPRKVRVFGAFLGAGYAAVSGVATLSAGWHRPSDAVAAFLIVGVWAALAGLLLLITQREQAQVESADAHRVAATVLGVGGALAVVACGFALAWLVDLRGQPPVLPAELARRPLLVGYAGSAAGIVGTMGVVMALVLAAVHRLVPRVKG, from the coding sequence GTGCGGGTGCGAGCGACGCCGAGAGGTTGGACCGCGGTCTGGTTGGTCGTCCTGGCGATCGTCCAGGCGGCGGCCTTCATCGCGGTGTGGCGGGTCGCCGTGCACGTCGAGATCGGCCAGTGGGTCGACACCGTCGCCCTGACCGGCAACCGGATCGGGCAGGACCACATCGAGGACCCGGTGGACCGGATCCTCAACGCCATGTCGGTCGTCTCGCTGCTGGCGGCCACCGCGGTGATCGGCTTCATCGCCCTGATCCGGGGCCGGGTCGCGCTGGCCGTGACGGCGACCCTGCTGATCGCCGGCGCCAACGCCACCACCCAGCTGCTCAAGTACGGCCTGGTCCGGCCCGACTTCGGCATCGACCCCGAACGGATCTACGCCGGCAACAGCCTGCCCAGCGGGCATGCCACCGTCGCCGCGTCGGTCGCGGTGGCCCTGGTGCTCGTTCTGCCCCGCAAGGTACGGGTCTTCGGCGCGTTCCTCGGCGCCGGCTACGCCGCGGTCTCCGGGGTGGCGACCCTCTCCGCCGGCTGGCACCGGCCCAGCGACGCCGTGGCCGCGTTCCTGATCGTCGGGGTCTGGGCGGCGCTGGCCGGGCTGCTGCTGCTGATCACCCAGCGGGAGCAGGCACAGGTGGAGTCGGCCGACGCGCACCGCGTCGCCGCGACGGTGCTCGGCGTCGGCGGCGCCCTGGCGGTGGTGGCCTGCGGGTTCGCCCTCGCCTGGCTGGTCGACCTGCGCGGACAGCCGCCCGTGCTGCCCGCCGAGCTGGCCCGCCGGCCGCTGCTCGTCGGCTACGCGGGCAGCGCCGCCGGGATCGTCGGCACGATGGGCGTGGTGATGGCACTGGTGCTCGCCGCCGTGCACCGGCTGGTGCCCCGGGTCAAGGGCTGA
- a CDS encoding YbhB/YbcL family Raf kinase inhibitor-like protein encodes MAGIMLRSTAFNDHDMLPSRFSKEGGNVSPPLEWAQVPESVAELVLLVEDPDAGKTPFLHWLVTGIAPSAAGSPEGGVPLGGREWPNGFGTTGWGGPHPPQGDDPHRYFFRLYALDRPLELPEAPQADEVHRLLVQRDVASGTMVGTYSR; translated from the coding sequence ATGGCCGGGATCATGCTGCGCAGCACCGCGTTCAACGACCACGACATGCTGCCGAGCCGCTTCTCGAAGGAGGGCGGCAACGTGTCGCCGCCACTGGAGTGGGCGCAGGTGCCGGAGTCGGTGGCCGAGCTGGTCCTGCTCGTCGAGGACCCGGACGCGGGGAAGACGCCGTTCCTGCACTGGCTGGTCACCGGGATCGCGCCGAGCGCCGCCGGTTCGCCGGAGGGGGGCGTGCCCCTGGGCGGCCGCGAGTGGCCCAACGGCTTCGGCACGACGGGGTGGGGCGGCCCGCACCCGCCGCAGGGCGACGATCCGCACCGGTACTTCTTCCGCCTCTACGCCCTGGACCGACCGTTGGAGCTGCCCGAGGCGCCGCAGGCCGACGAGGTGCACCGGCTGCTCGTGCAACGCGACGTCGCGAGCGGCACGATGGTGGGCACCTACTCCCGTTGA
- a CDS encoding maleylpyruvate isomerase N-terminal domain-containing protein has translation MEGVRTAFRDECERLGEVLRGVDEADLDRPTDCRPWTVRELLAHVRTGAGRLVDMLAAPAPGEARIDAAAYFGAAKFTPPVDAARVDAGRREARELDGAALVADFGRAWRAALDAVDAAPPDRVVRTRHGDAMALGEFLRTRVVEVGVHGLDLAAALGRRPWLTPTAAQVVADLLTGGRPVPAALGWDRLTLIRKATGRAALTARERAVVDAAGLRWLSFGG, from the coding sequence GTGGAGGGCGTACGGACGGCGTTCCGGGACGAGTGCGAGCGCCTCGGCGAGGTGCTGCGCGGCGTCGACGAGGCGGATCTGGACCGCCCGACCGACTGCCGGCCGTGGACCGTACGCGAACTGCTGGCCCACGTACGCACCGGTGCGGGCAGGCTGGTCGACATGCTCGCCGCGCCGGCCCCGGGTGAGGCGCGCATCGACGCCGCCGCCTACTTCGGCGCCGCCAAGTTCACCCCGCCCGTGGACGCCGCCCGCGTCGACGCCGGCCGGCGGGAGGCCCGGGAACTCGACGGCGCGGCCCTGGTGGCCGACTTCGGCCGGGCCTGGCGCGCCGCCCTCGACGCCGTCGACGCCGCGCCGCCGGACCGGGTGGTACGCACCCGGCACGGCGACGCGATGGCGCTCGGCGAGTTCCTGCGTACCCGCGTCGTGGAGGTCGGCGTGCACGGCCTGGACCTGGCGGCGGCGCTCGGGCGGCGGCCGTGGCTGACGCCCACCGCGGCGCAGGTCGTCGCCGACCTGCTCACCGGCGGGCGGCCGGTCCCGGCCGCGCTCGGCTGGGACCGGCTCACGCTGATCCGCAAGGCGACCGGCCGGGCCGCCCTCACGGCCCGCGAGCGGGCCGTCGTCGACGCCGCCGGCTTGCGCTGGCTCTCCTTCGGCGGCTGA
- a CDS encoding DUF1028 domain-containing protein, whose amino-acid sequence MTFSLVARSADGRRHGVVVASRFLAAGALVPAAEAEVGALATQAHVNLAYRPQGLALLRTGVAAADVVAGLVAADPDRDHRQLGVVAATGAGATWTGPACHPWAGGQSGDGWAAQGNILVGPQVIDAVRDAWLGGAALPFADRLLAALRAGDQAGGDRRGRQSAGLLVVERGGGYDGTGDVLVDLRVDDHPDPVAELGRLLAVHTLLFTRPDPATLLDLKGAVAAEVGALLAALGHPVDPAGPEEALFSWAGLENLEERLVPGRIDPVVLDHLRKAVPHVPAPRPAPDPLAAEA is encoded by the coding sequence GTGACCTTCTCGCTCGTCGCCCGCTCGGCGGACGGCCGCCGCCACGGCGTCGTCGTGGCCAGCCGGTTCCTGGCCGCCGGTGCGCTGGTGCCAGCCGCCGAGGCCGAGGTCGGCGCGCTCGCCACCCAGGCCCACGTCAACCTCGCCTACCGGCCGCAGGGGCTGGCGCTGCTGCGCACCGGGGTCGCTGCCGCCGACGTCGTGGCCGGGCTGGTCGCCGCCGACCCGGACCGGGACCATCGCCAGCTCGGTGTGGTCGCCGCCACCGGTGCCGGCGCCACCTGGACCGGCCCCGCCTGCCACCCCTGGGCCGGCGGCCAGTCCGGGGACGGCTGGGCCGCGCAGGGCAACATCCTGGTCGGTCCGCAGGTCATCGACGCGGTCCGCGACGCCTGGCTGGGCGGGGCCGCGCTGCCGTTCGCCGACCGGCTGCTGGCCGCGCTGCGCGCCGGGGACCAGGCCGGCGGCGACCGGCGCGGCCGGCAGAGCGCAGGGCTGCTCGTGGTCGAGCGCGGCGGCGGCTACGACGGCACCGGCGACGTCCTGGTCGACCTGCGGGTCGACGACCATCCCGACCCGGTCGCCGAGCTGGGGCGGCTGCTCGCGGTGCACACCCTGCTGTTCACCCGGCCCGACCCGGCCACCCTGCTCGACCTGAAGGGCGCGGTCGCGGCCGAGGTCGGCGCGCTGCTGGCCGCACTCGGGCATCCGGTCGATCCGGCGGGCCCGGAGGAGGCGCTCTTCTCCTGGGCGGGCCTGGAGAACCTGGAGGAGCGCCTGGTGCCCGGCCGCATCGACCCGGTCGTGCTGGACCACCTGCGCAAGGCCGTCCCGCACGTGCCCGCCCCGCGCCCGGCGCCTGACCCGCTCGCCGCCGAAGCCTGA
- a CDS encoding LLM class F420-dependent oxidoreductase: MTVPLDGIPLAEHAAVYAALDGAGFTDVWSSEVNGADAFTPLALAAAWQPRLRLGTAITPVFTRGPGLLAMSAAALADAAPGRFALGIGASSPVVVGNWNAVPFDQPFRRTRDVLRFLRAALAGETVDEKYDTFAVRRFTLDRRPAVPPSLLLAALRPGMLRLAGAEADGVILNWLAATDVPRALAEVGQRRPGFEVVARIFVCPTEDAAHARALGRRLITSYLTVPAYAEFHRWLGREGVLGPMWQAWAAGDRRGAGAAVPDEVVDALVLHGSPEHCREQVRRYVDAGVDVPVLALLPTPELAAGGAAALGDLITRLGGGGSR; the protein is encoded by the coding sequence ATGACCGTGCCGCTGGACGGCATCCCGCTCGCCGAGCACGCCGCGGTCTACGCGGCCCTCGACGGGGCCGGCTTCACCGACGTGTGGTCCTCGGAGGTCAACGGGGCCGACGCGTTCACCCCGCTGGCGCTCGCGGCCGCCTGGCAGCCCCGGCTGCGCCTGGGCACCGCGATCACGCCGGTCTTCACCCGGGGCCCGGGTCTGCTGGCGATGAGCGCGGCGGCGCTGGCCGACGCCGCGCCCGGCCGGTTCGCGCTCGGCATCGGCGCGTCCTCGCCGGTCGTGGTCGGCAACTGGAACGCCGTGCCGTTCGACCAACCGTTCCGGCGCACCCGCGACGTGCTGCGGTTCCTGCGCGCGGCACTGGCCGGGGAGACCGTCGACGAGAAGTACGACACCTTCGCCGTGCGCCGCTTCACCCTGGACCGCAGGCCCGCCGTGCCGCCGTCGCTGCTGCTCGCCGCGCTGCGCCCCGGCATGCTGCGGCTGGCCGGCGCCGAGGCCGACGGCGTCATCCTCAACTGGCTCGCCGCCACCGACGTGCCCCGGGCGCTCGCCGAGGTGGGCCAGCGGCGCCCCGGCTTCGAGGTGGTCGCGCGGATCTTCGTCTGCCCGACCGAGGACGCCGCGCACGCCCGCGCCCTGGGCCGCCGGCTGATCACCAGCTACCTCACCGTCCCCGCGTACGCCGAGTTCCACCGCTGGCTGGGCCGGGAGGGGGTGCTCGGGCCGATGTGGCAGGCCTGGGCCGCCGGGGACCGGCGCGGCGCGGGCGCGGCGGTGCCCGACGAGGTCGTCGACGCGCTGGTGCTGCACGGCTCGCCGGAGCACTGCCGTGAGCAGGTCCGCCGCTACGTCGACGCCGGCGTGGACGTACCGGTGCTGGCCCTGCTGCCCACCCCGGAGCTCGCGGCGGGTGGCGCGGCGGCGCTGGGGGACCTGATCACGCGCCTGGGTGGGGGTGGGTCGCGGTGA
- a CDS encoding SDR family oxidoreductase: MNLTDRVVVITGGAGGIGSALARRFAAEGAAAVVVADLDLDAARAVADGLGPVAHAVGLDVTDEEQVRALVADTEQRYGRIDLFCANAGVTSGGGMEVDDAGWDRAWRVNVLSHVYAARAVLPAMLARGGGYLLHTCSAAGVLTSVGDAPYATTKHAAVGFAEWLSVTYRDQGVRISALCPQGVDTPMLADGLAAGHLGARVVAASGAVLTGDQVADAVVAGLAEERFLILPHPEVADYARRKAEDPDGWQSGLRKLVRRLRA; this comes from the coding sequence GTGAACCTGACCGACCGGGTGGTGGTGATCACCGGCGGGGCCGGCGGGATCGGCTCGGCCCTGGCCCGCCGCTTCGCCGCCGAGGGTGCCGCCGCCGTGGTGGTGGCCGACCTCGACCTCGACGCGGCCCGCGCGGTGGCCGACGGCCTCGGCCCGGTCGCCCACGCCGTCGGGCTGGACGTCACCGACGAGGAGCAGGTCCGCGCGCTGGTCGCCGACACCGAGCAGCGGTACGGGCGCATCGACCTGTTCTGCGCCAACGCGGGCGTCACCTCCGGCGGCGGGATGGAGGTCGACGACGCGGGCTGGGACCGCGCCTGGCGGGTCAACGTGCTCTCCCACGTCTACGCGGCCCGCGCGGTGCTGCCGGCGATGCTCGCCCGGGGCGGCGGCTACCTGCTGCACACCTGCTCGGCGGCGGGCGTGCTGACCTCGGTCGGCGACGCCCCGTACGCCACGACCAAGCACGCCGCCGTCGGCTTCGCCGAATGGCTCTCGGTCACCTACCGCGATCAGGGCGTCCGGATCAGCGCGCTGTGCCCGCAGGGCGTGGACACGCCGATGCTCGCCGACGGGCTGGCCGCCGGCCACCTGGGCGCCCGCGTGGTGGCCGCCTCCGGCGCGGTGCTCACCGGAGACCAGGTCGCCGACGCGGTGGTCGCCGGACTCGCCGAGGAGCGCTTCCTGATCCTGCCGCACCCCGAGGTCGCCGACTACGCCCGCCGCAAGGCCGAGGACCCCGACGGCTGGCAGTCCGGCCTGCGTAAACTCGTCCGCCGCCTGAGGGCGTAG
- a CDS encoding DUF2855 family protein, translating to MPASWTFAVARDDLSRTTLVEGATPTLADGEALLRVDRVGLTANNVTYAVLGDSMRYWQFFPPGPRGLGPQWGLPPLWGFAEVVESTVDGVTAGQRVYGYLPPAGHLVVRPDRVDDSGFRDASGHRADLPSPYNVYRATAGDPAYREDQEDLLVLFRPLFFTSFMLADQVVDNDFYGAHSLVLSSASSKTAYAAAFELHGRGPRLVGLTSPGNLAFTRSLGCYDDVLTYDDIDTLAAVPTAYLDLSGAPATRAALREHLGDRFVRDVAVGLTTQTPNADAAGEVFFAPVQMRKRRQDWGRDGLDQRFTDAWQRFTGVVSGWLDVRVDAGHDALRRAWSETLAGRTPPRVGQIVQL from the coding sequence ATGCCTGCTTCCTGGACCTTCGCCGTCGCCCGTGACGACCTCAGCCGGACCACCCTCGTCGAGGGCGCGACGCCCACCCTCGCCGACGGCGAGGCGCTGCTGCGGGTCGACCGCGTCGGCCTCACCGCCAACAACGTCACCTACGCGGTGCTCGGCGACTCGATGCGGTACTGGCAGTTCTTCCCGCCCGGCCCCCGTGGACTCGGCCCGCAGTGGGGACTGCCGCCACTGTGGGGCTTCGCCGAGGTGGTCGAGTCGACGGTCGACGGGGTCACGGCCGGGCAGCGGGTCTACGGCTACCTCCCACCGGCGGGTCACCTGGTGGTCCGGCCGGACCGGGTGGACGACTCCGGGTTCCGCGACGCGAGCGGGCACCGGGCCGACCTGCCCTCGCCGTACAACGTGTACCGGGCGACCGCAGGTGACCCGGCGTACCGGGAAGACCAGGAGGACCTGCTGGTCCTGTTCCGGCCGCTGTTCTTCACCTCCTTCATGCTGGCCGACCAGGTCGTCGACAACGACTTCTACGGAGCACACTCGCTGGTGCTGTCGTCGGCGTCCAGCAAGACCGCGTACGCCGCCGCGTTCGAGCTGCACGGCCGCGGCCCGCGCCTGGTCGGGCTCACCTCCCCCGGCAACCTGGCGTTCACGCGGTCCCTTGGCTGCTACGACGACGTCCTCACCTACGACGACATCGACACCCTGGCCGCCGTACCGACCGCCTACCTCGACCTGTCGGGGGCGCCCGCCACCCGCGCGGCCCTGCGGGAGCACCTCGGCGACCGGTTCGTGCGGGACGTCGCGGTCGGCCTCACCACCCAGACTCCGAACGCCGACGCCGCCGGAGAGGTGTTCTTCGCCCCGGTGCAGATGCGCAAGCGCCGCCAGGACTGGGGCCGCGACGGGCTCGACCAGCGGTTCACCGACGCCTGGCAGCGGTTCACCGGGGTCGTGAGCGGGTGGCTCGACGTCCGGGTCGACGCCGGCCACGACGCCCTGCGACGTGCCTGGTCGGAGACGCTCGCCGGCCGGACGCCGCCACGCGTGGGTCAGATCGTGCAGTTGTGA
- a CDS encoding DUF3488 and transglutaminase-like domain-containing protein — MTRSAARALRAVPVPLALIAMISLAGAVLGRVYAGPLLSWLVLGAAVGSVLVSVAARRLPSWLVAPVSVLAMVGWTAWSLRLTATRAELPGGLAEVTADAAANGIPRLLTAMIPVEPTPDTVLVPLVAGWLAGLAGAEVAMRAGRVLLGYLPPVLLYAAALYVVGPNADPAIGPTLALAAVAVLGLAVPARGAAGADAAAGLAPAVRAAVRARLAAASAAGLVVVLGMVALIAPLVAGQVDGRPVDPRRYVEPPQVETLDENPLIRISGWALNPGQQLFDVRTQRSGPPDSTPAPDPGPDAGPGAAGRPVPVRLAVLSDYDGVTWRVGATYRNAGRILPVTAPAPDSIVETVRQEITVAGLSGRLLPAVATPRQVTGARVAYDPTTGTLIRPEGLTPGLRYSVTSALETPDANLLATADVPAGEEVARVLRVADGVPDPLRRLAAQLAESNGAPYARAAAVEQFLAEHYRLVADAPSGHAYPNLNFFLFGPRNAGGQRGTSEQFAAAFAVLGRLTGLPTRVVVGFRAASDGPVRAGDAYAWPEVLFEGLGWVPFDPLPRPDEEPRPVEEDLRPAPEDPPPSEVPEPTVEPTVSPEPVAAPDGPADAGPSTALLVGGGTGGMLLLVVAALLALLLMRRALTRARLERGDPGQRIAGAWREVTDALRLAGHPVGRDLSASEVAARARAVLPVEADVEELAGLVNQTAFAPGTASAEQAARAVATAGDYVAALRAARPWWRRLLWSVCPGPLRWPR, encoded by the coding sequence GTGACGCGGTCGGCGGCGCGGGCGCTGCGGGCGGTCCCGGTGCCGCTGGCGCTGATCGCGATGATCAGCCTGGCCGGCGCGGTGCTCGGCCGGGTGTACGCCGGGCCGCTGCTGAGCTGGCTGGTGCTCGGCGCGGCGGTCGGCTCGGTGCTCGTCAGCGTGGCCGCCCGCCGGCTGCCCTCGTGGCTGGTCGCGCCCGTCTCGGTGCTCGCGATGGTGGGCTGGACGGCCTGGTCGCTGCGGCTCACCGCCACCCGGGCCGAGCTGCCCGGAGGCCTGGCCGAGGTGACCGCGGACGCCGCCGCGAACGGCATCCCCCGGCTGCTGACGGCGATGATCCCGGTGGAGCCGACCCCCGACACGGTGCTGGTGCCGCTGGTCGCCGGGTGGCTGGCCGGCCTCGCCGGCGCGGAGGTGGCGATGCGGGCGGGCCGGGTGCTGCTCGGCTACCTGCCGCCGGTGCTGCTCTACGCCGCCGCGCTCTACGTCGTCGGCCCGAACGCCGATCCCGCGATCGGGCCGACGCTGGCCCTCGCGGCCGTGGCGGTGCTCGGGCTGGCGGTGCCGGCGCGCGGCGCGGCCGGCGCCGACGCGGCCGCCGGGCTGGCCCCGGCGGTCCGCGCCGCCGTCCGCGCCCGGCTCGCCGCCGCCTCCGCCGCCGGCCTCGTGGTGGTGCTCGGGATGGTCGCGCTGATCGCTCCGCTGGTCGCCGGCCAGGTCGACGGCCGGCCGGTGGATCCCCGGCGGTACGTCGAGCCCCCGCAGGTGGAGACCCTCGACGAGAACCCGCTCATCCGCATCTCCGGCTGGGCGCTGAACCCCGGGCAGCAGCTGTTCGACGTGCGCACGCAGCGCTCGGGCCCGCCGGATTCCACGCCCGCCCCGGACCCCGGGCCGGACGCCGGGCCGGGCGCCGCCGGACGCCCGGTGCCGGTCCGGTTGGCGGTGCTCAGCGACTACGACGGGGTGACCTGGCGGGTCGGCGCCACGTACCGCAACGCGGGGCGGATCCTGCCCGTGACGGCGCCGGCGCCCGACAGCATCGTGGAGACGGTACGGCAGGAGATCACCGTCGCCGGGCTCAGCGGCCGGCTGCTGCCCGCCGTCGCCACCCCGCGCCAGGTCACCGGCGCGCGGGTCGCGTACGACCCCACGACCGGGACGCTGATCCGCCCGGAGGGCCTGACCCCCGGGCTGCGCTACAGCGTGACGTCGGCACTGGAGACGCCGGACGCCAACCTGCTCGCCACGGCGGACGTACCGGCCGGCGAGGAGGTGGCCCGGGTGCTGCGGGTCGCCGACGGGGTGCCCGATCCGCTGCGCCGCCTCGCCGCCCAGCTCGCCGAGTCCAATGGCGCCCCGTACGCGCGGGCCGCCGCCGTGGAGCAGTTCCTCGCCGAGCACTACCGCCTCGTCGCGGACGCGCCCAGCGGGCACGCGTACCCGAACCTGAACTTCTTCCTCTTCGGGCCCCGCAACGCGGGCGGCCAGCGGGGCACCTCCGAGCAGTTCGCGGCGGCGTTCGCCGTGCTGGGCCGGCTGACCGGGCTGCCGACCCGGGTGGTGGTGGGCTTCCGCGCCGCCAGCGACGGCCCGGTCCGGGCCGGCGACGCGTACGCCTGGCCGGAGGTGCTCTTCGAGGGGCTGGGCTGGGTGCCGTTCGACCCGCTGCCCCGACCCGACGAGGAGCCGCGCCCGGTGGAGGAGGACCTCCGTCCCGCGCCGGAGGACCCGCCCCCGTCGGAGGTGCCGGAGCCGACGGTCGAGCCGACCGTGTCGCCGGAGCCGGTGGCCGCGCCGGACGGGCCGGCCGACGCCGGGCCGTCGACGGCGCTGCTGGTCGGCGGCGGTACGGGCGGCATGCTGCTGCTGGTCGTGGCCGCGCTGCTCGCGCTGCTGCTGATGCGCCGGGCGCTGACCCGGGCGCGGCTGGAGCGGGGCGACCCCGGCCAGCGCATCGCCGGCGCCTGGCGGGAGGTCACCGACGCGCTGCGGCTGGCCGGTCACCCGGTCGGCAGGGACCTCTCCGCCTCCGAGGTCGCCGCCCGCGCCCGCGCCGTCCTGCCCGTCGAGGCTGACGTCGAGGAGTTGGCGGGGCTGGTCAACCAGACGGCGTTCGCCCCGGGGACGGCCAGCGCGGAGCAGGCGGCCCGGGCGGTGGCGACGGCCGGCGACTACGTCGCCGCGCTGCGCGCCGCCCGCCCCTGGTGGCGCCGGCTCCTGTGGTCGGTGTGCCCCGGCCCCCTGCGCTGGCCCCGCTGA
- a CDS encoding DUF58 domain-containing protein encodes MSALTARCVGLLVAAVVLLGAGFRFAYPELTLLGAAAGIAVAYAALTAAWRPRLEVTRSADPDRVARGEAAMMTLTVRNAGRLRAASLVAEDRCGDRSVPVPLLRLRPGRDSTVRYEVPTDRRGVVPVGPLRVTRRDPLGLVTLSRPYGGTVPVWVHPRVHPLNAVPTGAGRSLDGRVDKVPHGSITFDSLREYVVGDELRRVHWRTSARVGELMVRENVDTSLPRIVVLLDNRAVAHPQRVDGVAESFESACEAAASVLVAAYREALPVVLLLVAPEPAGLAAARGDEAAQGPLDRLAAAELADAGDLQPATARLRRERLGDTLVFLTGPGGRDDMGAVGALRAAYPSVVVGVFGATEPAPSGAAGLVVIDAADGAAFAAEWDGVRRW; translated from the coding sequence GTGTCCGCGCTCACCGCCCGGTGCGTCGGGCTGCTCGTCGCCGCCGTCGTCCTGCTCGGCGCCGGCTTCCGCTTCGCGTACCCGGAGCTGACCCTGCTCGGCGCGGCGGCCGGCATCGCCGTCGCCTACGCCGCGCTGACCGCGGCCTGGCGACCCCGCCTGGAGGTGACCCGCAGCGCCGATCCGGACCGGGTGGCGCGCGGCGAGGCGGCGATGATGACCCTGACGGTGCGCAACGCCGGGCGGCTGCGGGCGGCGAGCCTGGTGGCCGAGGACCGCTGCGGGGACCGGTCGGTTCCGGTGCCGCTGCTGCGGCTGCGGCCGGGCCGCGACAGCACCGTCCGCTACGAGGTGCCGACCGACCGGCGGGGCGTGGTGCCGGTGGGCCCGCTGCGGGTGACCCGCCGCGACCCGCTGGGCCTGGTGACGCTGTCCCGCCCGTACGGCGGCACGGTGCCGGTCTGGGTGCACCCACGCGTGCACCCGCTGAACGCGGTGCCCACCGGCGCGGGGCGCAGCCTGGACGGCCGGGTGGACAAGGTGCCGCACGGGTCGATCACGTTCGACTCGCTGCGTGAGTACGTGGTCGGTGACGAGCTGCGCCGGGTGCACTGGCGCACCAGCGCCCGGGTGGGCGAGCTGATGGTGCGCGAGAACGTGGACACCAGCCTGCCCCGGATCGTGGTGCTGCTGGACAACCGGGCGGTGGCCCACCCGCAGCGCGTCGACGGGGTGGCCGAGTCGTTCGAGTCGGCGTGCGAGGCCGCCGCGTCGGTGCTGGTCGCCGCGTACCGCGAGGCCCTGCCGGTGGTGCTGCTGCTGGTCGCGCCGGAGCCGGCCGGCCTCGCGGCGGCCCGGGGCGACGAGGCGGCGCAGGGGCCGCTGGACCGGCTCGCGGCGGCGGAACTCGCCGACGCGGGCGACCTGCAACCCGCCACCGCCCGGCTGCGGCGGGAGCGGCTCGGCGACACGCTGGTCTTCCTCACCGGGCCGGGTGGCCGCGACGACATGGGCGCGGTGGGGGCGCTGCGGGCCGCGTACCCGTCGGTGGTCGTGGGGGTCTTCGGGGCGACGGAGCCGGCGCCGTCGGGCGCGGCCGGCCTGGTGGTGATCGACGCCGCCGACGGTGCGGCGTTCGCCGCCGAGTGGGACGGGGTGCGCAGGTGGTGA